A portion of the Leptospira noumeaensis genome contains these proteins:
- a CDS encoding ATP-binding protein encodes MDTKELRLDDLSKNKIKAQFDFQSIFQSLPELYMLLDLDFRIIDISDAYAKATLIERKKVIGHNIFEIFPDNPEDKNADGVKQLKFSLTQVLNYKVSSTMTMQKYDIPKPDGSGFDVRYWSPRNSPVFDKDGNLVCIVHRAEDVTEFVSLKQQKLEQSEVREDMSERIAKMESEVLTRAKEVIEKNEALLNSEQNLSITLSSIGDAVLATDEKGIINRLNPVAEGLTGWSESEAIGHNVNEVLKLVYAKSDLPKDIPIFEVLSSGKAKGNSQDGILIHRNGRRINISDNCAPIRNKVGKIIGSILVFRDISEEFAAKTFLEKAKENAELANKAKDSFLATMSHEIRTPLSGLIGMLELLSQTSLNVDQKSMVQNALGSGNSLLRILSDILDWSKIEDGKLELSLQPTSISRLLSEVVTTYAHIASSKGLNLSYSVDENILGAHIMDPLRLSQIINNFVSNGIKFTSKGNIKVSAELVKNLTHAQQIQFSVTDTGIGLSKKDQSRLFQTYTQATADTARLYGGTGLGLAICRRLADLLDGAITIDSSPGIGSTFSITLSLPTVDLDLNHLNPLKAEEGSVEPIARSQSYSPKILVVDDHSVNLELLVRQLEMFGLQVDSADDGDKALMLWLTNKYDLIITDCHMPIKDGYMLTKEIRNIETFSYQKRIPIIGYTANVLSEENEHCLSVGMDEVLIKPARLTNLRQTLLKWLPTIIYPTQTNTTDLLVSTESPIDINELKNIVSNKKDQISILKKFKTHHRNDLAKLIDELSKMNLTEAARLAHRLKGSSQVAGARELVNGYIKIESFIKENEIDKALKEIEIMKEDVRNIESFIDIL; translated from the coding sequence ATGGATACAAAAGAGCTAAGGTTGGACGATCTATCTAAAAACAAAATCAAAGCTCAGTTTGATTTCCAAAGCATCTTTCAATCCCTCCCTGAACTCTACATGCTCTTAGATTTAGATTTTCGTATCATCGACATTAGCGATGCTTATGCGAAAGCCACACTGATTGAAAGAAAGAAAGTAATCGGACATAATATTTTTGAAATATTTCCTGACAATCCAGAGGACAAAAATGCGGATGGAGTCAAACAACTTAAGTTTTCCTTAACGCAAGTGCTGAACTACAAAGTTTCTAGCACAATGACAATGCAAAAGTATGACATTCCCAAACCAGATGGGAGTGGATTCGATGTTAGGTATTGGAGCCCTAGAAACTCACCTGTATTCGATAAAGATGGAAACTTAGTTTGCATTGTCCACCGCGCAGAAGATGTGACCGAATTTGTTTCTCTAAAACAACAGAAATTGGAACAATCAGAAGTCAGAGAGGATATGTCTGAACGGATTGCCAAAATGGAATCCGAAGTTCTAACTCGTGCCAAAGAAGTGATCGAAAAAAACGAAGCTTTATTAAATAGCGAACAGAACTTATCCATCACCTTAAGTTCCATAGGCGATGCTGTCCTTGCTACGGATGAGAAAGGAATTATCAATCGTTTGAATCCAGTAGCAGAAGGTTTGACCGGATGGAGTGAAAGTGAAGCCATTGGTCACAATGTAAACGAAGTTTTAAAATTGGTTTATGCAAAATCCGATTTACCAAAGGACATCCCTATCTTTGAAGTATTATCATCTGGAAAAGCAAAAGGAAATAGCCAGGATGGGATCTTAATCCATAGGAATGGTAGAAGGATCAATATTTCAGACAACTGTGCACCGATTCGAAACAAAGTTGGTAAAATCATTGGATCCATATTGGTATTTCGTGATATTTCGGAAGAGTTTGCTGCCAAAACATTTTTAGAAAAAGCAAAGGAAAATGCTGAACTAGCAAACAAAGCAAAAGATTCATTTCTCGCTACAATGAGTCATGAAATTCGCACCCCACTCAGTGGACTCATTGGGATGTTAGAATTGCTTTCCCAAACATCCCTTAACGTTGATCAGAAAAGTATGGTTCAAAATGCTTTGGGATCAGGGAACAGTTTGTTACGCATTCTCAGTGATATTCTCGACTGGTCAAAAATTGAAGATGGTAAACTAGAATTATCACTGCAACCAACATCCATTAGCCGACTTCTCTCCGAGGTTGTCACAACTTACGCACATATTGCTAGTTCCAAAGGATTGAATTTATCATATAGTGTTGATGAAAATATTCTAGGCGCACATATTATGGATCCTTTAAGGCTTTCGCAAATCATAAACAACTTTGTTAGTAATGGAATTAAATTTACTTCCAAGGGTAATATAAAAGTTTCTGCAGAGTTAGTTAAGAATTTAACTCACGCACAACAAATTCAATTTTCAGTGACCGATACAGGAATTGGTCTTAGTAAAAAAGACCAATCAAGATTATTCCAAACGTACACTCAAGCCACTGCGGATACTGCGAGACTGTATGGTGGCACGGGACTTGGACTTGCAATCTGCCGACGTTTGGCAGACCTTTTGGATGGTGCGATTACTATCGATAGCTCACCAGGTATCGGTTCTACATTTAGCATCACATTGTCTCTTCCTACGGTTGATCTGGATCTAAATCATCTAAACCCTCTGAAAGCGGAAGAAGGATCTGTGGAACCCATTGCTCGTTCCCAATCCTATAGCCCTAAAATTCTAGTAGTAGATGACCATTCAGTGAATTTAGAACTTTTAGTACGCCAACTGGAAATGTTTGGGCTTCAAGTGGATAGTGCAGACGACGGTGACAAGGCTCTTATGTTATGGCTAACAAACAAATATGATCTAATCATTACCGACTGCCATATGCCTATCAAAGATGGGTATATGTTAACAAAAGAAATTCGAAATATTGAAACTTTTAGTTACCAAAAACGAATTCCTATCATAGGATACACTGCCAATGTCTTAAGCGAAGAAAACGAACACTGCCTTTCCGTGGGAATGGACGAAGTATTAATCAAACCTGCTCGTTTGACAAATCTTAGACAAACTCTTCTCAAATGGTTACCAACGATCATTTACCCAACTCAAACCAACACAACCGATTTACTTGTTAGTACGGAATCACCAATCGATATAAATGAACTTAAAAACATAGTATCTAACAAAAAAGATCAAATTTCCATTTTAAAAAAATTCAAAACTCACCATAGAAACGATTTGGCAAAACTCATTGATGAACTTTCGAAAATGAATCTAACTGAAGCAGCACGCCTTGCCCACCGCCTTAAAGGTTCAAGCCAAGTAGCTGGCGCAAGGGAATTGGTGAATGGATATATAAAAATCGAATCATTTATTAAAGAAAACGAAATAGATAAAGCTCTAAAAGAAATTGAAATAATGAAAGAAGATGTTCGAAACATTGAATCTTTCATTGATATCTTATAA
- a CDS encoding EAL domain-containing response regulator, producing MVAEELKFLVIEDDDFQREIIVDILVRLGAMKVTEARTGTEALNYLNDEKQNSIDIILCDLNMPEMDGMEFLRHIGNSHSSIATIIMSALDGALIDSVRKMASAYGTYLLGAIEKPITPANLETLFSLFKSQDIKQRKELNQGSLFTLGEILEGLTNGDFAPFFQPKIQLSTGKLIGAEALARWVHPDRGVIAPYAFIDLLEKSGNIDILTFIMLEESAKACKLIHAQGHKISISVNLSLTSLTDTKLANKITRVVSESGLDPKYIILEITETAAMTEMAPALENLARLRMKGFGLSIDDYGTGYSSMQQIARIAFTELKIDQSFVREMTTSNVSKVLINSSIEMATKLQMKCTAEGIETKTDLEQLKGMNCDLGQGYYIAKPMSFENFLKFCNQSLSN from the coding sequence ATGGTTGCAGAGGAATTGAAATTTTTAGTGATTGAAGACGATGATTTTCAAAGGGAAATCATCGTTGATATCTTAGTAAGGTTAGGTGCGATGAAGGTTACTGAAGCCAGAACGGGAACAGAAGCACTCAACTATCTAAACGATGAAAAACAAAACTCTATCGATATCATTCTCTGTGATTTAAATATGCCAGAGATGGACGGTATGGAATTTCTTCGTCATATTGGAAACTCTCATTCATCCATTGCAACGATCATCATGAGTGCCCTCGACGGTGCATTGATTGATTCTGTTCGAAAAATGGCAAGTGCTTATGGAACTTACTTACTCGGCGCGATCGAAAAACCAATTACACCAGCTAATTTAGAAACATTATTTTCTCTCTTCAAATCCCAAGACATAAAACAAAGAAAAGAATTAAACCAAGGATCCCTTTTTACTTTAGGAGAAATTTTAGAAGGTTTAACCAATGGAGATTTTGCACCTTTTTTCCAACCAAAAATACAATTATCTACAGGAAAGTTGATTGGTGCAGAAGCTTTAGCAAGATGGGTTCATCCAGATCGTGGTGTGATAGCACCTTATGCGTTCATTGATTTGTTAGAAAAATCAGGCAACATCGACATATTAACATTTATTATGTTAGAAGAATCAGCGAAGGCATGTAAATTAATTCATGCACAAGGTCATAAAATATCCATCTCAGTCAACCTTTCCCTTACATCACTTACCGATACAAAACTTGCCAATAAAATCACTCGAGTTGTTTCGGAATCAGGGTTGGATCCAAAATACATCATCCTTGAAATTACGGAAACAGCAGCTATGACAGAAATGGCACCTGCTCTTGAAAACTTAGCACGCCTTCGAATGAAAGGGTTTGGGCTTTCTATCGATGATTACGGAACAGGATATTCCAGTATGCAACAAATCGCTCGGATTGCGTTTACAGAATTAAAAATAGATCAATCCTTTGTTCGTGAAATGACAACTAGCAATGTTTCGAAAGTGTTGATTAATTCAAGCATTGAGATGGCAACAAAGTTACAAATGAAGTGTACCGCAGAAGGTATCGAAACAAAAACTGACCTCGAACAACTAAAAGGTATGAATTGTGACTTAGGACAAGGTTATTACATAGCAAAACCTATGAGCTTTGAAAATTTTTTAAAGTTTTGTAATCAAAGTTTAAGTAACTAA
- a CDS encoding methyltransferase domain-containing protein: MPTNTELETLEAVQNYYGKVLKTNKDLKTSACCSVESLPAAYSPLLSKIHPVVKERFYGCGFPFPQALEGRKVLDLGCGSGRDVYLLSQLVGESGTVIGIDMTDEQLDVANTYLDYHREQFGFEKSNVTFLKGFIENLKATGIENNSIDLVVSNCVTNLSPNKKLVFSEILRVLKPGGELYFSDVFTDKRIPENLKEDPILLGECLGGALYTEDFRRLLAELGIYDFRVISKSKINLLNPEIEEKVGNINFYSITFRVFNIPLEDRCEDYGQVAYYKGTINGIPHHFKLDDHHVLETGKPMLVCGNTADMLSKTHYKDHFQIIGDKSKHFGLFDCGPRSVTPSTSSDDSAAGACC; this comes from the coding sequence ATGCCCACAAACACTGAATTAGAAACATTAGAAGCTGTACAAAATTATTATGGAAAAGTTCTTAAAACAAACAAAGACTTAAAAACCAGTGCCTGTTGCAGTGTAGAATCCTTACCGGCGGCTTACTCACCTTTATTATCAAAAATCCATCCTGTAGTGAAAGAAAGATTTTATGGATGTGGGTTCCCTTTCCCACAAGCACTTGAAGGCAGAAAAGTTTTGGATTTAGGTTGTGGGTCAGGGAGAGATGTTTATTTATTATCGCAATTAGTTGGTGAATCAGGAACCGTCATTGGCATCGATATGACAGACGAACAGTTAGATGTTGCGAACACTTATCTTGATTACCACAGAGAACAATTTGGTTTTGAAAAATCCAACGTAACCTTTCTCAAAGGTTTTATCGAAAATTTAAAGGCAACTGGGATTGAAAACAATTCGATTGACTTAGTGGTTTCTAATTGTGTTACAAATCTTTCACCTAATAAAAAACTTGTTTTTTCCGAAATATTGAGAGTCTTAAAACCCGGTGGTGAACTGTATTTTTCTGATGTTTTTACTGATAAAAGGATTCCCGAGAATCTCAAAGAAGACCCAATTTTACTTGGAGAATGTTTAGGTGGTGCACTTTATACGGAAGACTTTAGAAGGTTACTTGCCGAACTTGGGATTTACGATTTTCGCGTTATATCTAAGTCAAAAATCAATCTTTTAAACCCAGAAATTGAAGAAAAGGTCGGAAATATCAATTTTTATTCAATCACATTTAGAGTATTTAACATTCCACTAGAAGACCGATGTGAAGACTATGGCCAAGTAGCTTATTACAAAGGAACAATCAATGGAATTCCGCATCACTTTAAATTAGATGACCACCATGTTCTTGAAACAGGAAAACCAATGTTAGTTTGTGGTAATACTGCAGATATGCTTTCAAAAACTCATTATAAAGATCATTTTCAGATCATCGGAGACAAATCAAAACACTTTGGACTTTTTGATTGTGGCCCAAGATCGGTAACACCATCAACGTCTTCTGATGATAGTGCAGCGGGCGCTTGCTGTTGA
- a CDS encoding glycoside hydrolase family 1 protein → MSKDFELPKDFLLGSATAATQIEGGDIHNNWYHWSLAGKVGNGESSFTGADHYARYVADVKLLSKLNQECYRMSIEWSRIEPSEGEWSMEAVAHYRDEFRLLLEAGIKPLVTLHHFSCPEWFQKKGGWLGKDAVKEFLSFVEFSVKQFGDLVSEWCTINEPNVFANDSYVDGKYPPGSHGDIPAYLKVTRRLILSHLKSYKLIHKIRTESGFAGQTKVGFAHHLAVFAPLTSHPLARLGCFLSDFLFHEIQTKGFIEGKLSFPIGFGYPEGKGIFCDFIGINYYSRHLFKASYNPGNLFAVPMVDPNCPDSHKNDLGWEIYPEGLSIVCHRIWDQYKLPIYVTENGIPDEKDEKREQFIIDHLATICRLLDEGVSVERYYYWSFLDNLEWNDGYGPRFGLVEVDYSNMDRRVRKSALRYAEICKTKRVSLSL, encoded by the coding sequence ATGTCAAAAGATTTTGAACTTCCGAAAGATTTTTTATTAGGTTCTGCTACCGCTGCCACTCAGATTGAAGGTGGAGATATTCATAACAATTGGTATCATTGGTCACTTGCTGGAAAAGTCGGCAATGGAGAGTCTAGTTTTACTGGTGCTGATCACTATGCGCGTTATGTGGCAGATGTAAAACTTTTATCAAAACTAAATCAAGAATGTTACCGAATGAGTATTGAATGGAGTCGGATCGAACCCTCCGAAGGGGAATGGTCTATGGAAGCAGTTGCTCATTATCGTGATGAGTTCCGACTCCTATTGGAAGCTGGGATCAAACCTCTTGTAACACTACATCATTTTTCCTGCCCTGAATGGTTTCAAAAAAAAGGGGGATGGTTAGGAAAGGATGCTGTGAAGGAATTCCTAAGCTTTGTTGAATTTTCCGTGAAACAATTCGGGGATCTTGTTTCCGAATGGTGCACTATTAACGAACCAAATGTTTTTGCTAATGATAGTTATGTGGATGGTAAATATCCTCCGGGAAGCCATGGGGATATACCTGCCTATCTAAAAGTAACTCGTCGGCTCATTCTTTCTCACCTCAAATCCTATAAGCTCATTCATAAAATTCGAACGGAATCTGGTTTTGCAGGACAAACTAAGGTTGGTTTTGCGCACCATCTTGCTGTTTTTGCACCTCTGACATCCCATCCTTTGGCACGTCTTGGATGTTTTTTAAGTGATTTTCTATTTCATGAAATCCAAACAAAAGGTTTCATAGAAGGAAAATTATCCTTTCCGATTGGATTTGGTTATCCGGAAGGGAAGGGTATCTTCTGTGATTTTATTGGGATTAATTATTACTCTCGCCATCTTTTTAAAGCCAGTTATAATCCAGGAAATCTATTTGCCGTTCCTATGGTCGATCCAAATTGTCCCGATTCTCATAAAAATGATTTAGGTTGGGAGATTTATCCGGAAGGACTCTCTATTGTTTGTCATCGGATTTGGGATCAGTACAAACTTCCTATTTATGTTACGGAGAATGGCATTCCTGATGAAAAAGATGAAAAGAGGGAGCAGTTTATTATTGACCATTTAGCAACAATTTGTCGGTTACTTGATGAAGGTGTGTCTGTGGAACGTTATTACTATTGGTCGTTTTTGGATAATTTAGAATGGAACGATGGGTATGGTCCAAGGTTTGGGCTGGTTGAAGTGGATTATTCCAATATGGATCGCCGCGTTCGTAAAAGTGCACTTCGCTATGCGGAGATTTGTAAAACGAAAAGAGTTTCTCTGAGTCTATGA
- a CDS encoding DUF2461 domain-containing protein, with protein sequence MKISKTIFNYLSELKLNNNRNWFIENKDRFTEIQSELVSLTGYFLSEIEKFDKNLKGVDPKSCIFRIYKDVRFSKDKSPYKTHFGIFMRGGNRKIEGTGYYLHIEPGESLLGGGCYMPDPKSLFKIRERIVSDTKSFRKILDNKKFVQNFGTTFYADKLKTAPKGFAKDHPALDFLKYKGFAVGKKIKNSDLTSNHFMDDAIQSFRTIYPLNQFLEEAMAKK encoded by the coding sequence ATGAAAATAAGTAAAACCATTTTTAATTATTTATCCGAATTAAAATTAAATAACAATCGAAACTGGTTTATTGAAAACAAAGATCGGTTTACTGAAATTCAGAGTGAACTAGTTTCTCTCACAGGATATTTTTTATCAGAAATAGAAAAGTTTGACAAAAATTTAAAGGGTGTCGATCCGAAGTCTTGTATTTTTAGAATTTATAAAGATGTTCGTTTTTCCAAAGATAAAAGTCCTTACAAAACACACTTCGGAATTTTTATGAGAGGTGGGAATCGGAAAATTGAAGGTACGGGTTATTATCTTCACATTGAACCTGGTGAGTCCTTACTCGGTGGTGGGTGTTATATGCCCGATCCAAAATCATTATTTAAAATCAGAGAAAGGATTGTATCCGATACAAAGTCGTTTCGAAAAATTTTAGATAATAAAAAATTTGTTCAAAATTTCGGAACAACATTCTATGCGGACAAATTGAAAACAGCACCTAAAGGTTTTGCGAAAGACCATCCTGCGTTAGATTTTTTGAAATACAAAGGATTTGCTGTTGGAAAAAAGATAAAAAATTCTGATTTAACATCCAATCATTTTATGGATGATGCGATCCAAAGTTTTCGAACCATATACCCTCTAAATCAATTTTTAGAAGAAGCTATGGCGAAAAAATAA
- a CDS encoding ATP-binding protein, with amino-acid sequence MDSFLSALPIGNYAVFSNQLKLKLVKGAEFDEAKIGEFHDDLSSDHFLSSSSLAKFNISHTHFLQAVKGETYTSEILIENTIHCFGISSISIPQNLISDTFDNSEQFILFSWVQKNQRDINYSNLEDISEKQVRVVSYEESLFQEIKDIFDWKKEIGKKGKHKSWMLKALPNLNTSLMQGTGLGGLVTSMGAMIRKVEKKGKVVTIPIRNFELVEENFKFTKKLVNSLAVAQRYFEESDFELKLLNVQDVIQLVQNVADDLDDMLAIKKQNILISVLPNASSYYVNLNKDRLITLTKELFINAMKYSPDGVSLIVLFLITEKKFLIKFINPSSEEGIAAVDFGHSDDLAFFHPFFRLNKVVDERYDKEEFALGLGLAIVKKIIEDMGGNIHIGTIQSGIYTNVLHSEHAEGDFAEVCITLEFDLE; translated from the coding sequence TTGGATTCATTCCTTTCCGCTCTGCCAATTGGGAACTATGCTGTTTTTAGTAATCAGCTCAAGTTGAAATTGGTTAAGGGTGCAGAGTTTGACGAAGCAAAGATTGGAGAATTCCATGATGATCTAAGTTCGGATCATTTTCTTTCATCATCCTCTCTGGCTAAATTCAATATTAGTCATACGCATTTTTTACAAGCAGTCAAGGGAGAAACCTATACAAGCGAAATATTGATTGAGAATACAATTCATTGTTTCGGAATTTCTTCAATTTCCATTCCCCAAAACTTAATCAGTGACACCTTTGATAATTCAGAACAGTTTATCTTGTTTTCTTGGGTACAGAAAAATCAGAGAGACATCAATTATTCTAACTTAGAAGATATATCGGAAAAACAAGTTCGCGTTGTTTCGTATGAAGAGAGTTTGTTTCAAGAAATCAAAGATATCTTTGATTGGAAAAAGGAGATCGGTAAGAAGGGGAAACACAAATCCTGGATGCTGAAAGCTTTGCCAAATTTGAATACCAGTTTGATGCAAGGAACTGGTCTCGGTGGTTTGGTAACGTCAATGGGCGCTATGATTCGGAAGGTAGAAAAAAAAGGTAAAGTAGTTACTATCCCTATCCGTAACTTCGAGTTAGTCGAAGAAAATTTTAAATTTACTAAAAAATTGGTCAATTCCTTGGCAGTTGCCCAACGGTATTTTGAAGAAAGCGATTTTGAATTAAAATTATTAAATGTTCAAGATGTCATACAATTAGTACAAAATGTTGCTGATGATTTAGACGATATGTTGGCAATTAAAAAGCAGAATATATTGATTTCCGTTTTGCCAAACGCTAGTTCATATTATGTAAATCTTAACAAAGATCGATTAATCACACTGACTAAGGAATTGTTTATTAATGCAATGAAATACTCTCCTGATGGTGTTTCTTTAATTGTACTTTTTCTGATTACAGAAAAGAAGTTTTTGATAAAGTTTATAAACCCATCTTCTGAAGAAGGCATCGCAGCAGTGGATTTTGGACATTCTGATGATTTAGCATTTTTTCATCCATTTTTTAGATTAAATAAAGTTGTGGATGAACGTTATGATAAAGAGGAGTTTGCTCTCGGTCTTGGACTTGCGATTGTTAAAAAAATTATAGAAGATATGGGTGGAAACATTCACATTGGAACAATTCAATCTGGAATATATACCAATGTATTACACTCGGAGCATGCTGAAGGAGATTTTGCAGAAGTTTGTATTACATTAGAATTCGATTTAGAATAA
- a CDS encoding helix-turn-helix domain-containing protein codes for MNQYLPNRKIKIYSLEDFGASAGEEFSITVFQDSAYKNKKWSVLSVNHFSSLILIKKGKGHIEIDSKKYTVDNFGFLYLPHYVSYRGEWSEVIDGVIIRFYDSFLLRKNEVPASRFSFFLNSKSPTVLNMKDCTIVWGIFRFLKKELRLEDRSEKGIIRNLSELLFLYINRYIQKDLNLIPIKSNRIVYEFFQLLNSSQGEIRSVNYFASQLGITPGHLSDTVKEVTGKSASDFIKENVMRRAFRLLEHTNERVSDIALQLNFQDSAYFTRFFKKNTGVSPSEFRKDKNPTFVHTSP; via the coding sequence ATGAATCAATATTTGCCAAATCGTAAGATAAAAATTTATAGTTTGGAGGATTTTGGTGCCAGCGCAGGTGAAGAGTTCTCGATAACCGTTTTCCAAGACTCTGCATATAAAAACAAAAAATGGTCTGTTCTTAGTGTGAACCATTTTTCATCTTTGATATTGATAAAAAAAGGTAAAGGTCATATTGAAATAGATTCAAAAAAATATACCGTTGATAATTTTGGATTTCTCTATTTGCCACATTATGTTTCGTATCGAGGGGAATGGAGTGAGGTGATAGATGGAGTTATCATCCGGTTTTATGATTCTTTTTTGCTGCGAAAAAATGAAGTTCCTGCTAGTCGGTTTTCATTTTTTCTCAATTCAAAATCTCCTACAGTATTAAACATGAAAGATTGTACGATAGTTTGGGGAATCTTTAGATTTTTAAAAAAAGAACTCAGGTTGGAGGATAGATCCGAAAAAGGAATTATTCGTAATTTATCTGAATTATTGTTTCTTTATATTAATCGTTATATTCAGAAAGATCTTAATTTAATTCCAATTAAATCCAATCGGATAGTATACGAATTTTTTCAACTTCTAAATTCGTCTCAAGGAGAGATCAGGTCTGTAAATTATTTTGCATCTCAGTTGGGCATTACTCCTGGTCACTTGAGTGATACAGTTAAAGAAGTAACAGGTAAGTCTGCTTCTGATTTTATTAAAGAAAATGTCATGAGAAGGGCGTTTCGACTTTTGGAACATACCAATGAAAGAGTATCTGATATTGCTCTACAATTGAATTTTCAAGACTCAGCTTATTTTACTCGATTTTTTAAAAAGAACACTGGAGTGAGTCCTTCTGAATTCAGGAAGGATAAAAATCCGACTTTTGTCCATACATCCCCTTAA
- a CDS encoding siderophore-interacting protein yields MSETNSFFKRSIKSVFSFFLTQTKVSKIERLAESFILIEMMGTKLKEAKWIPGSKVQVDVGNLTYRTYTPISVDKNEGKLSFLSYKRNDGPASTWIHSLKVGDPCEVFGPRESLDFSNLEEDAILFGDETSIGIAKVLQNNVKKKSHTFLELTSAEAGKEVLEKLGVTGQRVFERSSDGSHLQTIAKEMIDLISKIPEAKIFLTGRASSIQQVRTYLKNSGIPTNKLKVRAYWADGKKGLD; encoded by the coding sequence ATGTCGGAAACAAATTCATTTTTTAAACGCAGTATCAAGTCAGTATTTAGCTTTTTTCTCACGCAAACCAAAGTTTCCAAAATAGAACGGCTCGCGGAGAGTTTCATTCTCATCGAAATGATGGGAACAAAGTTAAAAGAAGCCAAGTGGATCCCAGGAAGTAAGGTGCAAGTCGATGTGGGAAATCTTACTTACCGCACTTACACGCCCATCAGTGTGGACAAAAACGAAGGCAAACTCTCATTCCTCTCTTATAAGCGAAATGATGGCCCTGCCTCCACTTGGATCCATTCCTTAAAAGTAGGAGACCCTTGCGAAGTTTTCGGCCCTCGTGAGTCTTTAGATTTTTCGAATCTAGAAGAAGATGCAATCCTATTCGGCGATGAGACTTCCATTGGAATCGCGAAGGTATTACAAAACAATGTGAAAAAGAAGTCTCACACATTCCTCGAATTGACTTCGGCAGAAGCGGGGAAAGAGGTTCTCGAAAAATTGGGAGTTACGGGACAAAGAGTTTTTGAAAGATCTTCCGATGGATCGCATCTCCAAACAATAGCAAAGGAAATGATTGATCTGATTTCAAAAATTCCCGAAGCAAAGATTTTTCTTACCGGGCGAGCCAGTTCCATCCAACAAGTCAGAACCTATTTGAAGAATTCAGGGATTCCAACTAACAAGCTAAAGGTTCGTGCCTACTGGGCGGATGGGAAAAAGGGTTTGGATTGA